One Actinoplanes missouriensis 431 DNA segment encodes these proteins:
- a CDS encoding nicotinate phosphoribosyltransferase, producing METSTPALMTDHYELTMISAALKDGTASRRCVFEVFARRLPTGRRYGVVAGTGRLIQLIKDFRFDPADVDHLRSSGVVDETTATWLANYRFTGDVEGYAEGELFFPGSPILTVSGTFAECVVLETLILSVLNHDSAIAAAAARMVTAARGRPIIEMGSRRTHEHAAVAAARAAYLAGFASTSNLAAGRCYGIPTTGTSAHAFTLLHDDEPTAFGSQVAALGKNTTLLVDTYDISQGIRNAIAVAGPDLRAVRIDSGDLSVLAQHSRELLDSLGATETKIIVSGDMDEYSIATLAAEPVDMYGAGTAVVTGSGAPTAGLVYKLVEVEGRPVVKRSENKATVGGRKTAVRRHKPTGTAIEEIIYSKGLPDHQAGDRLLQHTLIASGEVQALPTLTESREHLRQCLISIPWEGLKLSAGDPAIPVVIVPTA from the coding sequence GTGGAGACCAGCACCCCCGCCTTGATGACGGATCACTACGAGCTGACCATGATCAGCGCCGCGCTCAAGGACGGCACCGCCTCGCGGAGGTGCGTCTTCGAGGTCTTCGCACGCCGCCTGCCCACCGGCCGGAGGTACGGAGTGGTGGCCGGCACCGGCCGCCTGATCCAGCTGATCAAGGATTTCCGGTTCGACCCCGCCGATGTGGATCATCTGCGCTCCTCCGGCGTGGTCGACGAGACGACCGCGACCTGGCTGGCGAACTACCGCTTCACCGGCGACGTGGAGGGGTACGCGGAGGGCGAGCTCTTCTTCCCCGGATCACCGATCCTGACCGTTTCCGGCACGTTCGCCGAGTGCGTGGTGCTGGAGACGCTGATCCTGTCGGTGCTCAACCACGACAGCGCGATCGCGGCGGCCGCGGCCCGCATGGTCACCGCCGCGCGCGGCCGGCCGATCATCGAGATGGGCTCGCGCCGGACCCACGAGCACGCTGCGGTCGCGGCGGCCCGGGCGGCGTACCTGGCGGGGTTCGCCTCGACGTCGAACCTGGCGGCCGGCCGCTGCTACGGCATCCCGACCACCGGCACCTCCGCGCACGCGTTCACGCTGCTGCACGACGACGAGCCGACCGCCTTCGGGTCCCAGGTGGCGGCGCTCGGCAAGAACACCACGCTGCTCGTCGACACGTACGACATCAGCCAGGGCATCCGCAACGCAATCGCGGTCGCCGGCCCCGACCTGCGGGCCGTGCGGATCGACTCCGGTGACCTCTCCGTGCTGGCCCAGCACTCCCGTGAGCTGCTCGACTCGCTGGGCGCCACCGAAACCAAGATCATTGTCTCCGGCGACATGGACGAGTACTCGATCGCCACCCTCGCCGCCGAGCCGGTCGACATGTACGGCGCCGGCACCGCGGTCGTCACCGGCTCCGGAGCGCCCACCGCCGGCCTGGTCTACAAGCTGGTCGAGGTCGAGGGCCGCCCGGTGGTGAAACGCTCGGAGAACAAGGCGACGGTCGGCGGCCGCAAGACCGCGGTCCGCCGCCACAAGCCGACCGGCACCGCCATCGAGGAGATCATCTACTCCAAGGGCCTGCCCGACCACCAGGCCGGGGACCGGCTGCTGCAGCACACCCTCATCGCGTCCGGCGAGGTGCAGGCGCTGCCCACGCTGACCGAGTCCCGCGAGCACCTGCGGCAGTGCCTGATCTCCATCCCGTGGGAGGGCCTCAAGCTCTCGGCCGGCGATCCCGCCATCCCCGTCGTCATCGTTCCCACCGCATAG
- the clpS gene encoding ATP-dependent Clp protease adapter ClpS produces MALPQVAPVETPEIEEEPAADRPWVTIVWDDPVNLMSYVTWVFQKLFGYSKEKAEQLMMDVHTKGKAVVSTGARERMEMDANQLHGYGLWATVDRA; encoded by the coding sequence ATGGCGTTACCACAGGTTGCTCCCGTCGAGACGCCGGAGATCGAGGAAGAACCGGCTGCTGACCGGCCTTGGGTGACGATCGTCTGGGACGATCCGGTCAACCTGATGTCGTACGTGACCTGGGTCTTTCAGAAGCTCTTCGGCTACAGCAAGGAGAAAGCGGAGCAGCTGATGATGGATGTGCACACGAAGGGGAAAGCGGTGGTCTCCACCGGCGCCCGGGAGCGCATGGAAATGGACGCCAACCAACTGCACGGATACGGTCTCTGGGCCACGGTCGACCGGGCCTGA
- a CDS encoding DUF2017 domain-containing protein, which produces MFRRIGGQCVATFEHDEVRVLRKVAAEVVGLLTDGMDHTDPVVSRLFPDIYPDRPDDSSEFRLYTESDLKTSKIDQAGAILAALPDEGEGEVRLDGEAAEAWLRAINDARLAMGTRLEIRADTDLAEELDEAVLEDPGSSRVFQLSVYAYLGYLQESLLNVLPEMK; this is translated from the coding sequence ATGTTCCGACGCATCGGCGGCCAGTGTGTGGCCACCTTCGAGCACGACGAGGTTCGTGTGCTGAGGAAAGTGGCTGCCGAGGTGGTGGGCCTGCTGACCGACGGCATGGACCATACGGACCCGGTGGTGTCCCGCCTCTTCCCGGACATCTATCCGGACCGGCCGGACGACTCGAGTGAGTTCCGGCTCTACACCGAGAGCGACCTCAAAACCAGCAAGATCGACCAGGCGGGCGCGATTCTCGCGGCCCTGCCGGACGAGGGCGAGGGAGAGGTACGGCTGGACGGTGAAGCCGCCGAGGCCTGGCTCCGTGCGATAAACGACGCGCGGCTCGCGATGGGCACCCGGCTCGAGATCCGGGCCGACACCGACCTCGCCGAAGAGTTGGACGAAGCGGTCCTGGAGGACCCCGGATCCAGCCGGGTCTTTCAGCTCTCCGTCTATGCGTATCTGGGCTATCTCCAGGAGTCCCTGCTCAATGTCTTGCCGGAGATGAAGTAA
- a CDS encoding MoaD family protein — translation MAIEVRVPTILRNYTGGSKIVEGAGDTLSGLIDDLDAKHNGLKGRLITPEGGLHRFVNIYVNDEDVRFLGALDAKVKDGDSITILPAVAGGALGFAAAAALFGSL, via the coding sequence ATGGCTATCGAAGTTCGCGTTCCCACCATCCTGCGCAACTACACCGGCGGTTCCAAGATCGTCGAGGGTGCGGGTGACACGCTCTCCGGCCTGATCGACGACCTGGACGCGAAGCACAACGGCCTCAAGGGCCGGCTCATCACGCCCGAGGGCGGCCTGCACCGCTTCGTCAACATCTACGTGAACGACGAGGACGTCCGGTTCCTCGGCGCGCTCGACGCGAAGGTGAAGGACGGCGACTCGATCACCATCCTGCCGGCCGTCGCCGGTGGCGCCCTGGGCTTCGCGGCCGCGGCCGCGCTCTTCGGCTCCCTCTGA
- a CDS encoding PLP-dependent cysteine synthase family protein, giving the protein MARYESLLDACGGTPLVGLPRLSPAVPEGAPPVRLWAKLEDRNPTGSIKDRAALFMVREAEETGHLRPGDTILEPTSGNTGIALAMVAKLRGYRLVCVMPENVSAERIQLLRMYGAEIIFSPAAGGSNQAVATAKQIAAEHPDWKMLYQYGNPANARAHYETTGPELLHDLPTITHFVAGLGTTGTLMGTGRFLREKVEGIQIVAAEPRYGELVYGLRNIDEGYVPELYDASVLDRRFSVGTRDAVLRTRQLVEVEGIFAGFSSGAILHAALAVAHEAVREGRRADVAFVIADGGWKYLSTGAYGGTLNDAEEALEGQLWA; this is encoded by the coding sequence ATGGCTCGCTACGAGAGCCTGCTGGACGCGTGCGGGGGCACGCCGCTCGTCGGCCTGCCCCGCCTCTCCCCGGCGGTGCCCGAAGGGGCGCCGCCGGTGCGTCTGTGGGCCAAGCTGGAGGACCGGAACCCGACCGGCAGCATCAAGGACCGCGCCGCGCTGTTCATGGTGCGCGAGGCCGAGGAGACCGGGCATCTGCGTCCCGGTGACACCATCCTCGAGCCGACCAGCGGAAACACCGGTATCGCGCTCGCCATGGTGGCGAAACTGCGGGGGTACCGGCTGGTCTGCGTGATGCCGGAGAACGTCTCGGCCGAGCGGATCCAACTGCTCCGGATGTACGGCGCTGAAATCATCTTCTCGCCGGCCGCCGGTGGGTCGAACCAGGCGGTGGCGACCGCGAAGCAGATCGCCGCCGAGCACCCCGACTGGAAGATGCTCTACCAGTACGGGAACCCGGCGAACGCCCGCGCGCACTACGAGACCACCGGTCCCGAGCTGCTGCACGACCTGCCGACGATCACGCATTTCGTGGCCGGTCTGGGCACCACCGGCACCCTGATGGGCACCGGCCGCTTCCTGCGGGAGAAGGTCGAGGGCATCCAGATCGTCGCGGCCGAGCCACGGTACGGCGAACTCGTCTACGGCCTGCGCAACATCGACGAGGGTTACGTTCCCGAGTTGTACGACGCCTCGGTGCTGGACCGGCGATTCTCGGTCGGCACCCGGGACGCGGTGTTGCGTACCCGTCAATTGGTCGAGGTCGAAGGCATCTTCGCGGGCTTCTCCAGTGGCGCGATCCTGCATGCGGCGCTCGCCGTGGCGCACGAGGCGGTCCGCGAGGGTCGCCGGGCCGACGTGGCGTTCGTGATCGCCGACGGCGGCTGGAAGTACCTGTCGACGGGCGCGTACGGCGGCACGCTGAACGACGCCGAAGAGGCCCTCGAAGGGCAGCTCTGGGCTTAG
- a CDS encoding MBL fold metallo-hydrolase: MRLTVLGCAGSFPGPESACSAYLVEAEGYRLLIDFGSGSLSALQRYSDMRRVDAILLTHLHCDHMLDACTYVVVRRYDPAGPLPPVPVYAPLGAAERIAAAYSTEGEPVDDVYTFYGLQPGTFPIGPLTVTVDRVNHPVETYGVRIEHNGRVIAYSSDTAPCEALLRLAAGADLFLCEASYLDGAPNPPDLHLTGGEAGEAATKADVGRLLLTHLVPAWASEASIVEAASAAYAGPVEVVRPGARYDL; the protein is encoded by the coding sequence ATGCGACTAACCGTTCTCGGTTGTGCCGGCAGTTTCCCCGGCCCCGAGTCGGCGTGTTCGGCCTATCTCGTGGAGGCCGAGGGCTACCGGCTCTTGATCGACTTCGGTTCTGGTTCGTTGTCCGCGCTGCAGCGGTACTCGGATATGCGCAGGGTCGACGCGATCCTTCTGACCCACCTGCACTGCGATCACATGCTCGACGCGTGTACGTACGTGGTGGTCCGCCGTTACGACCCGGCCGGTCCGCTGCCGCCGGTGCCGGTCTACGCCCCGCTCGGCGCCGCGGAGCGCATCGCGGCCGCGTACAGCACCGAGGGCGAGCCGGTCGACGACGTCTACACCTTCTACGGGCTGCAGCCCGGCACGTTCCCGATCGGCCCGCTGACGGTCACCGTCGATCGGGTCAACCATCCCGTGGAGACGTACGGGGTGCGGATCGAGCACAACGGGCGGGTGATCGCGTACTCGTCGGACACCGCGCCGTGCGAGGCCCTGTTGAGGCTTGCCGCGGGCGCCGATCTGTTCCTCTGTGAGGCGAGTTACCTCGACGGCGCCCCCAACCCCCCTGACCTGCACCTCACCGGGGGCGAAGCGGGTGAAGCGGCCACCAAGGCGGACGTGGGACGACTGCTTCTGACCCATTTGGTGCCGGCTTGGGCCAGCGAGGCATCTATTGTGGAGGCGGCCAGCGCGGCGTACGCGGGACCGGTCGAAGTCGTCCGCCCCGGGGCCAGATACGATCTCTGA
- a CDS encoding glycosyltransferase, with translation MRIVRLANFVTVHTGGLRTALRQLGRGYKAAGHEPVLIIPGRRHSDKMTKQGRVITLPSAPLPRTGGYRVLAGRSELTRLLDSLEPDRIEVSDRTTLRWTGDWARQRGVRSMMVSHESLAGVLGVWGMPKRDALADRFNRRTAEAFDTIVCTTGFAAAEFRRLDVPNLVEVPLGVDLNLFHPSRMDVSVRSRYARPDELLLVYCSRLSAAKRPELAVDAVAALRNGKIPAVLVMAGDGTRRTALAYRAARLPVRFAGHISERADVAALLASADVTIAPGPVETFGLAALESLACGTPVVVNEQSALPEVVGNAGIAVPGSADAIADAVSSLMERPRVERRAAARARAEHFGWPASVEGFLRAHGALPATVPAVARGVVPLRPAVPWARSPLPPTRKPGADEAGAARYA, from the coding sequence TTGCGCATCGTTCGCCTGGCCAACTTCGTCACGGTCCACACCGGTGGCCTGCGTACCGCCCTCCGGCAGCTCGGCCGCGGCTACAAGGCCGCCGGCCACGAGCCCGTCCTGATCATTCCGGGCCGTCGTCACTCGGACAAGATGACCAAGCAGGGCCGGGTCATCACCCTGCCCAGCGCCCCCCTGCCGCGCACCGGCGGCTACCGCGTCCTGGCCGGCCGCAGCGAGCTCACCCGGCTCCTGGACAGCCTGGAGCCGGACCGGATCGAGGTCTCCGACCGGACCACCCTGCGCTGGACCGGTGACTGGGCCCGCCAGCGGGGTGTGCGCTCGATGATGGTGTCCCACGAGAGCCTGGCCGGCGTGCTCGGCGTCTGGGGCATGCCGAAACGGGACGCCCTCGCGGACCGGTTCAACCGGCGCACCGCCGAGGCGTTCGACACCATCGTCTGCACCACCGGGTTCGCCGCCGCCGAGTTCCGCCGGCTGGACGTGCCGAACCTGGTGGAGGTGCCGCTCGGCGTCGACCTCAACCTGTTCCACCCGAGCCGGATGGACGTGAGCGTGCGCTCGCGGTACGCGCGGCCCGACGAGCTGCTGCTGGTCTACTGCAGCCGGCTCTCCGCTGCCAAGCGGCCCGAGCTGGCGGTCGACGCGGTGGCGGCGCTGCGCAACGGCAAGATCCCGGCGGTGCTGGTGATGGCCGGGGACGGCACGCGGCGTACCGCTCTGGCGTACCGGGCGGCCCGGCTACCGGTCCGCTTCGCGGGCCACATCTCCGAGCGGGCCGACGTGGCCGCGCTGCTGGCCAGCGCGGACGTGACCATCGCGCCCGGTCCGGTGGAGACGTTCGGCCTGGCCGCGCTGGAGTCGCTGGCCTGCGGCACCCCGGTCGTGGTGAACGAGCAGAGCGCCCTGCCCGAGGTGGTCGGCAACGCCGGCATCGCGGTGCCGGGCAGCGCCGACGCGATCGCCGACGCGGTCAGCTCCCTGATGGAGCGGCCGCGGGTGGAGCGCCGCGCGGCGGCCCGGGCCCGCGCCGAGCACTTCGGCTGGCCGGCCTCGGTGGAGGGCTTCCTGCGGGCGCACGGCGCGCTTCCGGCGACCGTGCCGGCCGTGGCGCGGGGGGTCGTGCCGCTGCGCCCGGCGGTGCCCTGGGCGCGCTCACCGCTGCCACCGACCCGCAAGCCCGGGGCGGACGAAGCCGGCGCGGCCCGTTACGCATAG
- the rph gene encoding ribonuclease PH produces MARPDGRAADQLRPVTLSRHWSIHPEGSVLVEFGNTRVLCTASVTEGVPRWRKGSGLGWVTAEYSMLPRATNTRGDRESVKGKLGGRTQEISRLIGRSLRACIDLKALGENSIVLDCDVLQADGGTRTAAITGAYVALHDAVTWLADRKSLAGKVEKVLHTSIQAVSVGIIDGEARLDLMYDEDVSAEVDMNVVCTAAGDFVEVQGTGENGVFKRAQMDAMLDLGVLGCAELAAAQQKALS; encoded by the coding sequence ATGGCGCGACCCGACGGCCGAGCGGCCGACCAGCTGCGACCGGTGACGCTTTCCCGGCATTGGAGCATCCACCCCGAGGGCTCGGTCCTGGTGGAATTCGGCAACACCCGGGTGCTCTGCACCGCGAGTGTCACCGAGGGGGTGCCGCGCTGGCGTAAGGGCTCGGGCCTCGGCTGGGTGACCGCTGAGTACTCGATGCTGCCCCGCGCGACGAACACCCGTGGCGACCGGGAGAGCGTGAAGGGCAAGCTCGGTGGGCGTACCCAGGAGATCTCCCGCCTGATCGGCCGCAGCCTGCGCGCCTGCATCGACCTCAAGGCGCTCGGCGAGAACTCGATCGTCCTGGACTGTGACGTCCTCCAGGCCGACGGCGGCACCCGCACCGCCGCGATCACCGGCGCCTACGTGGCGCTGCACGACGCGGTGACCTGGCTGGCCGACCGCAAGTCGCTGGCCGGCAAGGTGGAGAAGGTGCTGCACACCTCGATCCAGGCGGTCAGCGTCGGCATCATCGACGGCGAGGCACGACTGGACCTGATGTACGACGAGGACGTGTCCGCCGAGGTGGACATGAACGTCGTGTGCACCGCCGCCGGGGACTTCGTCGAGGTGCAGGGAACGGGGGAGAACGGCGTGTTCAAACGGGCCCAGATGGACGCCATGCTCGATCTCGGGGTGCTCGGGTGCGCCGAGCTCGCCGCCGCGCAGCAGAAGGCCCTCTCGTGA
- the rdgB gene encoding RdgB/HAM1 family non-canonical purine NTP pyrophosphatase encodes MSARLLLATGNTKKLAELQRILDAALGMAQIELVGLGDFPGYPDVPETGLTFGENALIKAREGAKRTGLPTVADDSGIAVNALNGMPGVFSARWSGKHGDDQANLDLLLAQIGDVGDEHRGGAFVCAAALVLPNGREHLVEGRQTGRLLRSRRGEGGFGYDPIFVGDGQQRTNAELSPAEKDAISHRGKAFRELAKVIAKELPR; translated from the coding sequence GTGAGCGCCCGGCTGCTGCTGGCGACCGGGAACACGAAGAAGCTCGCCGAACTGCAGCGCATCCTGGACGCCGCGCTCGGCATGGCCCAGATCGAGCTGGTCGGCCTCGGTGACTTCCCCGGTTACCCGGACGTGCCGGAGACCGGTCTCACCTTCGGCGAGAACGCGCTGATCAAGGCGCGCGAGGGCGCCAAGCGCACCGGCCTGCCCACGGTGGCCGACGACTCCGGCATCGCCGTGAACGCGCTGAACGGCATGCCCGGCGTCTTCAGCGCCCGCTGGTCCGGCAAGCACGGCGACGACCAGGCCAACCTGGACCTGCTGCTGGCGCAGATCGGCGACGTCGGTGACGAGCACCGCGGCGGCGCGTTCGTCTGCGCGGCCGCGCTGGTCCTGCCGAACGGCCGGGAGCACCTGGTCGAGGGCCGGCAGACCGGTCGCCTGCTGCGTAGCCGCCGCGGCGAGGGCGGCTTCGGCTACGACCCGATCTTCGTGGGCGACGGTCAGCAGCGGACGAACGCGGAGCTGAGCCCGGCCGAGAAGGACGCGATCAGCCACCGCGGCAAGGCGTTCCGCGAGCTGGCCAAGGTCATCGCCAAGGAGCTGCCCCGCTAG
- the hutH gene encoding histidine ammonia-lyase, which yields MIVTVQPTGVTPADVLAVARGDAQVEISPAALEAMATSRAIVDGIEASGRPVYGVSTGFGALANTSIAPERRAELQHALIRSHAAGIGAPMPREVVRAMMLLRVRSLAMGRSGVRPVLAQGLVDLLNHGITPWVPEHGSLGASGDLAPLAHCAIVLLGEGWVLGKDGSRLDAAEALRTAGLRPLDLAAKEGLALINGTDGMLGMLLLAISDARHLFAMADVTTALAIEAMLGSERPFLPELHSIRPHPGQAASAANVHRLLQNSAIMDSHRDDLAHAVQDAYSMRCAPQVAGAARDTLDFVELVSSRELISVVDNPVVLPDGRVESTGNFHGAPLGFAADYLAIAAAEVGAIAERRVDRLLDVTRSRDLPPFLSPDAGVNSGLMIAQYTAAGIVAENRRLAAPASVDSLPTSGMQEDHVSMGWAATKKLRTVLDNLTSLLAVELLSAVRGLQLRAPLTASPAGRAAVAAVEPFAGGPGPDVFLAPVLEQARQVIAGPALRAEIEAAVGPLG from the coding sequence GTGATCGTCACCGTTCAGCCCACCGGGGTCACCCCCGCCGATGTCCTCGCCGTCGCCCGTGGCGACGCCCAGGTCGAGATCTCACCCGCCGCGCTGGAGGCGATGGCCACCAGCCGCGCCATCGTCGACGGCATCGAGGCGTCCGGACGCCCGGTCTACGGCGTCTCCACCGGTTTCGGCGCGCTCGCCAACACCTCGATCGCCCCGGAACGCCGTGCCGAGCTCCAGCACGCGCTGATCCGCTCGCATGCCGCCGGGATCGGCGCGCCGATGCCGCGCGAGGTGGTCCGAGCGATGATGCTGCTCCGGGTCCGGTCGCTCGCGATGGGTCGCTCCGGGGTCCGGCCGGTGCTCGCCCAGGGCCTCGTCGACCTGCTCAACCACGGCATCACCCCGTGGGTGCCGGAACACGGCTCGCTCGGCGCCTCCGGCGATCTCGCGCCGCTCGCGCACTGCGCGATCGTGCTGCTCGGCGAGGGCTGGGTGCTCGGCAAGGACGGCTCCCGGCTCGACGCCGCCGAGGCGTTGCGCACCGCCGGCCTGCGTCCGCTGGACCTGGCCGCCAAGGAGGGCCTCGCGCTGATCAACGGCACCGACGGCATGCTCGGCATGCTGCTGCTGGCGATCTCCGACGCGCGGCACCTGTTCGCGATGGCCGACGTCACCACGGCCCTGGCGATCGAGGCGATGCTCGGCTCGGAGCGGCCCTTCCTCCCCGAGCTGCACAGCATCCGCCCGCATCCCGGGCAGGCCGCCTCGGCCGCGAACGTCCACCGGCTCCTGCAGAACTCCGCGATCATGGACTCGCACCGGGATGACCTGGCGCACGCGGTGCAGGACGCGTACTCGATGCGGTGCGCGCCGCAGGTGGCGGGCGCGGCCCGGGACACCCTCGACTTCGTCGAGCTGGTCAGCTCCCGTGAGCTGATATCCGTCGTGGACAATCCGGTGGTGCTGCCGGACGGGCGGGTCGAGTCGACGGGCAACTTCCACGGCGCACCGCTCGGCTTCGCCGCCGACTACCTGGCCATCGCCGCCGCCGAAGTGGGCGCGATCGCCGAGCGCCGGGTCGACCGGCTGCTCGACGTGACTCGCTCCCGCGACCTGCCGCCGTTCCTCTCCCCCGACGCCGGTGTCAACTCCGGGCTGATGATCGCGCAGTACACGGCGGCCGGCATCGTGGCGGAGAACCGGCGGCTCGCGGCGCCCGCCTCGGTCGACTCGCTGCCGACCAGCGGCATGCAGGAGGACCACGTCTCGATGGGCTGGGCGGCCACGAAGAAGCTGCGGACCGTCCTGGACAATCTGACCAGCCTGCTCGCCGTCGAACTGCTGTCGGCGGTGCGCGGGTTGCAACTGCGTGCGCCGCTGACCGCGTCGCCGGCGGGCCGGGCGGCGGTGGCGGCGGTCGAGCCGTTCGCCGGCGGGCCGGGGCCGGATGTGTTCCTCGCGCCGGTGCTGGAACAGGCCCGGCAGGTGATCGCCGGGCCTGCCCTGCGAGCCGAGATCGAGGCAGCGGTCGGCCCGCTGGGCTAG
- the hutI gene encoding imidazolonepropionase, whose protein sequence is MSLAVTGIGELVTNDPHLGIVHDAAIVVEGDRIAWIGPSSQAPAADSRLDADGAAVLPGFVDSHAHLIFAGDRAAEFGARMAGEAYTGGGIRTTVAATRAASDDDLRRNARRLVGEALRQGTTTIEIKSGYGLSVTEEARSLRLAAEIVEETTFLGAHVVPAEYAGRADDYVDLVRSEMLEAVTPYAKWVDVFCERGAFDADQARAILTAGAKRGLGLRLHANQLGPGPGVRLAVELGAASADHCTHLDDADVAALSGSDTVATLLPGAEFSTRSPYPDARRLLDAGVTVALATDCNPGSSYTSSMPFCIALAVREMRMTPAEAVFAATAGGAAALRRDDLGIVRVGARADLIVLDAPSHLHLAYRPGVPLIRTILHNGVPQ, encoded by the coding sequence ATGAGTCTCGCCGTCACCGGCATCGGTGAACTGGTCACCAACGATCCGCACCTCGGCATCGTGCACGACGCGGCAATCGTGGTGGAGGGCGACCGGATCGCCTGGATCGGCCCGTCCTCGCAGGCCCCCGCGGCCGACTCCCGGCTCGACGCGGACGGCGCCGCGGTGCTGCCCGGATTCGTCGACAGCCACGCTCACCTGATCTTCGCGGGTGACCGGGCCGCCGAGTTCGGCGCGCGGATGGCCGGGGAGGCGTACACCGGCGGCGGTATCCGCACCACCGTCGCCGCAACCCGCGCGGCCTCCGACGACGATCTGCGTCGCAACGCGCGGCGCCTGGTCGGCGAGGCGCTGCGGCAGGGGACGACAACCATCGAGATCAAATCCGGGTACGGGCTGAGCGTCACCGAAGAGGCCCGGTCCCTGCGCCTCGCCGCCGAGATCGTGGAGGAGACCACGTTCCTGGGTGCCCACGTGGTGCCGGCCGAATACGCGGGACGGGCCGACGACTATGTGGACCTGGTCCGCTCGGAGATGCTGGAGGCGGTCACCCCGTACGCGAAATGGGTCGACGTCTTCTGCGAGCGCGGCGCGTTCGACGCTGACCAGGCCCGCGCGATCCTGACGGCCGGCGCGAAGCGCGGCCTGGGTCTGCGGCTGCACGCCAACCAGCTCGGCCCCGGCCCGGGCGTGCGCCTCGCGGTCGAGCTCGGCGCCGCCAGCGCCGACCACTGCACACACCTGGACGACGCCGACGTCGCGGCCCTGTCCGGGTCGGACACCGTCGCCACACTGCTGCCCGGCGCCGAGTTCTCCACCCGGTCGCCCTACCCGGACGCCCGGCGGCTGCTGGACGCCGGTGTCACGGTCGCTCTCGCCACCGACTGCAACCCGGGGTCGTCGTACACGTCCTCGATGCCGTTCTGCATCGCCCTGGCCGTGCGGGAGATGCGGATGACCCCGGCCGAAGCCGTCTTCGCGGCGACCGCCGGTGGCGCCGCCGCCCTGCGCCGCGACGACCTCGGCATCGTCCGGGTCGGCGCCCGAGCCGACCTGATCGTGCTCGACGCGCCCTCCCACCTGCACCTGGCCTACCGGCCCGGTGTTCCCCTGATCCGCACCATTCTGCACAACGGAGTGCCGCAGTGA